A genomic segment from Lignipirellula cremea encodes:
- a CDS encoding nucleotide sugar dehydrogenase, whose amino-acid sequence MSTIESARPCIYQTLQEAIDNRTATIGIVGLGYVGLPLLRIFIKAGFSTIGYDVDAQKVEQLKKGKSYIKHIPSEWISEWIDSQRFESTSDMGRLDEADVLLICVPTPLNASRDPDLSFVEMTTQAIAKTLRPGQLVVLESTTYPGTTRDVLLPILNETGLVAGEDFFLAYSPEREDPGNPDYTASGIPKVVGGLEPRSLELATAVYSSAVVKVVPVPNCEIAEACKILENTYRSVNIAMVNELKVLFDRIGIDIWEVIDAAKTKPFGFQAFYPGPGLGGHCIPIDPFYLSWLARQHEMPTRFIELAGEINTSMPAYVVEKVAGALNEDSKSVRGSRIGILGVAYKKDVDDMRESPAFKLMELLGERGAEISYNDPHIPLLPSVRKYHLPALKSEALTPEYLASQDCILIATDHSDYDGEFIARHAKLVVDTRNLIKAGMHGAARIVKA is encoded by the coding sequence GTGAGCACCATTGAATCAGCGCGCCCTTGTATTTATCAGACGCTTCAAGAGGCGATTGACAACCGTACTGCGACCATTGGGATCGTCGGTTTGGGGTATGTTGGTTTGCCGTTGCTACGAATTTTTATCAAAGCTGGTTTTTCTACAATCGGTTACGACGTTGACGCACAAAAGGTAGAGCAGCTGAAGAAGGGAAAGAGCTATATCAAGCACATTCCCTCCGAATGGATCAGTGAATGGATTGATTCCCAACGGTTCGAGTCGACCTCGGACATGGGGCGATTGGACGAAGCAGACGTGCTGCTGATCTGCGTACCGACGCCGCTCAACGCCTCACGCGACCCCGACCTTTCCTTTGTGGAAATGACTACCCAGGCGATCGCCAAAACTCTTCGTCCTGGGCAGCTGGTTGTTTTGGAAAGCACCACGTATCCGGGCACCACGCGTGATGTGCTGTTGCCCATCTTGAACGAGACCGGCCTGGTAGCCGGCGAGGACTTTTTTCTGGCTTACAGCCCCGAGCGAGAAGATCCTGGGAATCCCGACTATACCGCCAGTGGTATTCCCAAGGTCGTCGGCGGCCTGGAACCACGTAGCCTGGAGTTGGCGACCGCGGTCTATTCGTCAGCAGTTGTAAAAGTGGTGCCCGTCCCCAACTGTGAGATTGCCGAGGCCTGCAAGATTCTGGAGAACACGTATCGCTCTGTAAATATCGCCATGGTCAACGAACTGAAAGTTCTGTTCGACCGCATTGGAATTGATATCTGGGAAGTAATCGACGCGGCCAAAACAAAGCCTTTTGGATTTCAAGCGTTTTACCCGGGTCCTGGCCTGGGAGGCCATTGTATTCCCATCGATCCCTTCTATTTGAGCTGGTTGGCGCGCCAGCATGAAATGCCCACACGGTTCATCGAATTAGCCGGAGAGATCAACACCTCGATGCCCGCGTATGTTGTGGAAAAGGTCGCCGGGGCGCTGAATGAAGACTCCAAGTCGGTGCGCGGAAGTCGCATTGGCATTCTGGGCGTCGCCTATAAGAAGGACGTGGACGACATGCGAGAGAGTCCCGCCTTCAAGTTGATGGAACTACTGGGAGAACGGGGCGCCGAGATCAGCTACAACGATCCGCACATTCCGTTGTTGCCGAGTGTGCGCAAATACCATTTGCCGGCGCTGAAGAGCGAAGCATTGACCCCGGAGTACCTGGCGTCCCAGGATTGCATTCTGATCGCGACCGACCATTCCGACTACGACGGTGAGTTTATCGCCCGTCACGCAAAGCTGGTTGTCGATACGCGAAATTTGATCAAGGCCGGCATGCACGGCGCGGCCCGCATCGTCAAGGCTTAG